The following nucleotide sequence is from Psychroserpens sp. Hel_I_66.
TTATGCTTAATGGTGTCCCAACCCGCGTTTGAAGTGATGGCATCTTCTGCATCTGGCACCAAAGTAACCTGTGTAGGTTTTACCTCTAATACCAAATCCATAAAAGATTGCACAGGGTTTCCCTCTACATTGAACTCGGTATAGACTTCTGGTTTTAAATCCCTTGTATCTTGATAACGAATGTGTCTCTCATCTGGCCTAGGATGTACGGTCACACCTTGTGCCCCAAAACGTTGAACGTCTTTTGCAAACTGCAAAACGTTTGGTGTATTTCCTCCACGAGAGTTTCTTAGCGTAGCTATCTTATTAATATTTACACTTAATTTTGTCATTGTACCTTTTATTTACAAACACAAAAATACAAAGTCCGTACTGCTTATTTGTGGTTATTTTTAATTAATTTTGAATAGAATAATAGATAGTTATGCCTTTAAAACAATACATCATAAACGATATAAAACCTCTCAATGTAAATGAGAAGGTTAGTGACGTCAAACTTTTATTTAATGAATTGACCTATTCACACATTCCTGTTGAAAGAGATGGTGTTTATCAAGGTTGTATTTCGGAAAATGATGCGCACTGTTTTGAATCGCAAAAAACGATTGCCGATTGTAATTATGCTATCGAAGGCTTTTTTGTAAGATCTCAAACCAATTGGCTTGATGTTCTAGAAACCTTTGCTCAAAATTCCTGTAATATTATGCCTGTTCTTGATAAACATAATAATTATTTAGGTTATTATGAGCTTGGAGATATTATTGGATTATTTAACGAGACTCCGTTTTTTGCTGAGCCTGGTGGAATTTTAATCATTGAAAAAGGAATTACAGATTACTCTTTTAGCGAAATAAGCCAAATTGTAGAATCTAACGACGCAAAAATCTTAGGTGCATTTATTTCTAAAATGGAAGGAGGTTTAATACAGGTTACTCTTAAAATTGGCAATGCAGGCCTAAACGATGTTGTACAAACATTTAGACGTTACAGTTATAATATAATTTCTGGGCACGAAGAAGACACCTATGTCGAAAACCTGAAAGAACGCTCTGAATACCTTAAGAAATATTTAGACATTTAATTTATGAAGGTAGCTGTTTATAGCCTTTACTATCCAGATAAATCTTCAGAATCTTTTGATGAGCTTATTGATGTGCTTGAGCAAAATAGTGTTGATATCTATATTGAAGCCAAATTTTACAATCAGCTCATTTCCGAAGAAAAAAAAATAAATAAACTTCAATCCTTTACAGAGCTTAACGAAAGTTTTGATCTTTTAATCAGCGTTGGTGGTGACGGGACAATCTTGAGAGCTATTACTTATGTTCGTAATCTTTCAATACCCATTGTTGGTATAAATACGGGACGACTCGGTTTTTTGGCAACGATACAAATTGATGAAATTAAAACTGCCATTGAGCATATCTTAAATGGCAATTACAAAACTTCTGAACGTACGCTTTTAAGCGTTGAGACCAATCCTGAAAACGAAAGCCTTAAGGAAACAAATTTTGCACTCAACGAAATTGCAGTAAGTAGAAAAAACACTACCTCAATGATTACTGTAGACACCCATTTAAATGATGATTACTTGACATCGTATTGGGCAGATGGGCTTATTGTTTCTACGCCTACTGGCTCAACAGGTTACTCTTTGAGTTGTGGCGGACCAGTTATTACTCCAGACGCTACCAGTTTTGTATTAACTCCCATTGCGCCTCACAATCTTAATGCCAGACCGTTGGTGATTCCTGATGATACGACTATAAAATTAAAGGTTGACGGTCGTGAAGATCAACATTTGATGTCATTGGACTCAAGAATTGTAACCCTTTCTAACGCTACCTTAATCACCATAAAAAAAGCCAATTTTAAAATTAAAATGGTAGAGTTGCTTGATGAGAGTTTTATTGATACATTAAGACAAAAAATGCTTTGGGGCGAAGACAAGAGAAACTGAGATTACAATAGACAATAAATCCTTTTAAAATCAGTTTTCAGTAAGACTATTTGCCACAAATTACCAAAGGCAAATCATATTTATTATATTTGCAAACTTTTAAAAATTTATGAGGTATTTAATCTTATTTTTATTGAGTATAATTTTCATACAAAAAAGCCACTCCCAAATTTATGAGTTTGGCATTTTTGCTGGTGGCAGCAACCCTATTGCCGATGTTGGCCCAACAGATTATGTTGCCCCTAACACAGTAACTTTGGGAGGTATCTTAAAATGGAATCGCAGCCCAAGACATTCATGGCGTTTTTCTATAAAATATTCAGATTATATAGGTTTTGATGAAAATTCTGATGACCCTAGACGTGTTGCACGTGATTACAAATTTGACTCTAATTTACTGGAGTTTTCCGCAGGAATGGAATTTAACTTTTGGGATTTTGATCTACATCAAAGCGGGATTAAAGTAGTCCCTTATCTATATTCTGGAATTTCTACCGCAAGACATCCCAATTTCTATTTTGATAATGCTGGAGAACAAGTCTCTGAGAACACAAAAAGTTGGGCATTTGGTATCCCAATGGTCCTAGGTATAAAATCAAATATTACCAATCACTTTATATTGGGTTTTGAGGTTGGCGCACGATATACGTTTTCTGATGAGCTGGATGGCAGCGTGCCAGATGATCCCTCTCGAGAGAATTTTTCCTTCGGAAATATAAACAGCAACGACTGGTATGTATTTACAGGATTCACCCTAACCTACACCTTTGGTCAAAGACCTTGCTATTGTAATTTTTAAAAATGGAATTAAAAGATCAAATTATAAGCGAAAAATTACCGCATCACATTGCAATCATTATGGATGGCAATGGACGCTGGGCTAAGCAGCAAGGGTTACTTAGAGTTATTGGTCACGAGAACGGAACAAAATCTGTTAGAGACGTCGTTGAGGCAAGTGCGGAAATTGGAATCAAAAACCTAACTCTTTATGCCTTTTCTACGGAAAATTGGAAACGTCCAAAACTGGAAGTTCAAACACTAATGAAGCTTTTGGTAAAATCCCTTAAAAAGGAAATCAAAACACTTCAAGACAATAATATTAGATTATATGCTATTGGCAATTTAAATGATCTACCAAAAAAAGCCCATCAAGAATTATTAGAAGTCATTGATAAAACAAAAAACAATACCCATATGACCTTGACTTTAGCACTAAGTTATGGCTCAAGAGAAGAAATTGTTAACGTTATAAAAGAATTAACAGAGAAAGTTAAAAATAATATAATTTCTGTTGAAAACATTGACGAATCGATTATTAATAAGCATCTTTACACGCAAAATTTACCAGATGTTGATCTGTTGATCAGAACAAGCGGTGAACAGCGTATAAGCAATTTTTTATTATGGCAAATCGCTTATGCAGAATTATATTTTACAGACATTCTTTGGCCTGATTTTAAGAAAAAGGACCTTTATGAAGCTTTGATTAATTATCAAAATAGAGAACGACGATTTGGAAAAACAAGTGAACAACTTACCTAACAACTTACTTTTGAAAACTTATATTAAGTCACTACTTACCGCATTCATTTTTATTACATCCTTTGTAGTAACTGCACAACAAACCGATTTTAACCAAGGCAAAACATACATTCTAGAAGATGTAAAAGTTACAGGTAACACAAATTTTAACCCATCTACAGTTATATCTTTTTCAAGATTAAAAGTAGGAGAAGAAATTGAAATACCTGGTGAGCAAATAAGTAATGCCATTAAAAAACTTTGGGATTCTAATCTATTTAGTAGTATCGACGTATATCTTGCAAAAACCGAAGGAAATAAAGCCTATCTAGAAATCAATCTTGTTGATTTACCAGAATTAAACGAGGTAACCATACAAGGCGTTAAAAAAGGTAAGATTGACGGATTAATAACTGAAAACAATCTTTCTAAAGGAACAAAAGTTACTGAGAATTTAGTTACGACAACCCGTAATTATATTACAAACAAATATAAAAAACAAGGTTTTTTAAATACAAAAACAACGGTTACAACTAAGGAAGTCACTAATGACTCTATTGAAAAAGCTAGAGTTAACATGCTAGTTTTTATTGATAAAGGTGAAAAAGTAAAAATTGACGACATTGTTTTTAATGGAAATGAAAAGATTTCTGATAAAAAACTTAGGAAATCAATGAAGAATACCAAGCAGAAAAATCCTTTACGTATACTTAAACGTTCAAAATTTATCAGAGACGACTATAAAGAAGATTTAGTAAGCATTATAGACAATTACAAAGAAAATGGGTATCGTGATGCTAGAATTCTGGGTGATTCTATAGTATATGAAGATGACAAAACGATATCCTTATACATAGATGTAGAGGAAGGAGAACAATATAAATTTGGTAAAATTAAGTTCGTTGGTAATGCTGTATTTACAGACCAGCAATTACAGTCTATTTTAAAAATTGAAGAAGGCTCTACCTATAATGGTGTTGAACTTCGTAAACGTATTGCAGATGAAACGAAACCTGATGCTGTAGATATTACAAATTTATATCAAGATAGTGGTTACCTATTCTCATCCATCAATCCAGTAGAGACTAGTGCCGATGGTAATGTGATAGATATGGAGATTAGAATTTCCGAAGGAAAACCTGCATATTTCAATAATGTATCTGTAAGTGGTAATGATAAAACAAATGACCACGTTGTCTATAGAGAATTGAGAACAAAACCAGGAACTCTATATCGTAAAAGTGATGTTATTAGAACGATTAGAGAGCTTGGTCAACTTGGATTTTTTGATGCACAGCAGTTAACACCTAACATGAAAAATTTCAATACACAGGATGGTACTGTTGATATTGAGTATCAAGTTGTAGAGCGTGGATCTAGCCAGATAGAATTACAAGGTGGTTATGGTGGTGGTGGTTTTATTGGAACTTTAGGGTTATCCTTTAACAATTTTGCCATAAAAGATATTTTTAATAAGGAAGCCTATAAGCCAATTCCTTCTGGAGATGGACAAAGTTTAGCTTTAAGATTACAAGCATCGCGTTTTTTCCAGACCTATAGTTTTTCTTTTTCTGAACCTTGGTTAGGAGGAAAACGTCCAGTTCAATTATCTACATCAATTTCCCACACCAAACAATTTTTATTTAATCCTATCACAAGGGACGCAGATAAAGATAGAAGATTCAATATTACTGGGCTTTCTGTTGGTATTGCGAAGCGTTTGAAAGTACCAGATGATTATTTTACATTATCTCAGGCAGTTGCAATTCAACATTACAATTTAAAGAATTATAATACCGGTCTATTCACATTTGGTGATGGCTATTCCAATAACCTATCCTATACCATTGGGCTATCTCGAAACAATCTATCTGTAGATCCAATTTACCCTACAGGAGGTTCTAGTTTTGCTATTACTGGTAAGTTCTCTTTACCATATTCGTTATTTAATAATGTGGATTATGAAGCTCTAAAAAACGAACGTGACCAATTAGACCCAACAAATGCTGATGATTTAGCTAGAATTGGTGAAATAGATCAAGAACGCTTTAACTGGCTTGAATTTTATAAAGTTAAGTTTAAGGGAGACTGGTACACTAGAATATGGGATAAGTTAGTATTCAAATCTGGAATGGAATTTGGTTTCTTGGGCGCTTATAACCAAGATAGAGGTGTTGTGCCTTTTGAGCGTTTCTTCCTTGGAGGAGATGGACTCGGTAATTTTGCTCTAGATGGTAGAGAAGTGATACAACTTCGTGGATATCCAAATCAATCCTTATCTTCTCAAGATGGAGGAACCATTTACAATAAGTTTTCTTTGGAATTACGCTACCCTATTACTCTAGGTGCACAGGCAAAAATTTACGGACTTACATTTGTTGAGGCTGGTGCTTCTTTTGACAATTTTAGAGATTACAATCCTTTTAATCTTCAAAGATCTGCAGGTGTTGGGCTAAGAATTTTTATGCCAGCGTTTGGTTTACTTGGTATTGACTTTGGATATGGTTTCGACCCATTACCTGGACAAACACAAAAGAACGGTCAAGAAATTCACTTCATTATTGGACAGCAATTTTAATTTTGGCACGATATTTTCTATATACCATAATAATTAACAATATGACGATTTAATGTCTGTGTTAAAATTTTTCTAAATATATTTCGTTAATTTGAAAAACTAAACACATTTGACAGAATCGTATTTTAATCTGTCATTTTAAAATTTATAGTAATTATCATAAATAATAAAATTATACAGATGAAAAGTAAAGTTCTTTTTTTAGTGGCCATAATAAGTCTAGTGAGCTTTGTTTCCAATGCACAACGTGGTGTTAGAATAGGTTATATTGACACAGAATACATTTTAGAAAATATACCTGAGTACCAAGAAGCAACAACGCAGTTAGAAAGTAAAGTTCAACAATGGAAGACTGAAATTGAACAACGCCTCACAGCAATCGATACAAAAAAGAAACAATTAAATAGTGAAAGTGTATTATTAACTAAAGAATTGTACGAAGAGCGCTTAGAGGATATCACTTTTGAAGAAGCAGAAGTTTTAGATTATCAGCAAAAAAGATTTGGACCAAATGGCGATTTGATGATTCAAAAAAACCAATTGATACAACCAATACAAGATCAAATTTTTGCTGCAGTACAAGAAATTGCAGGTGGTAAAAAATATGATTTCATTTTTGATAAATCTGCAGACGTGGTAATGTTATATTCTGCGGAACGTTTTGACCTTAGCGAACTAGTCATTAGAAGCATTACAAGATCATCTAAGCGAACACAAGCAAATTCAAGAGCAGAGCGCAGACAAGCGGAAGAAGAAGATGTCGTGCCCGTGGTAAATAAAGAATTAGATGAGCGTCAACAAGCTATTGAAGATAAAAAAGCAGCTCGTGAAGCAGAAATAGCTAAGCGACAAGAAGCACAATTAAAAAGAAGAGATTCTCTTAAGGCTGCTGCTGCAGAAAGACGTCAAAAAATATTAGACGAAAGAGCAAAAGCAAAAGAAGAAAGAGACAGCACAGGTAGCAGAACATCTCCAACAACAGAAAAAGGAGAAAACGCTAAAAAACAAGATTCTTCAAAAGCTAAAGAAAGTGGTGCAACAAAAACACCAGCTCAAATAGCAGAAGAGAAGAAACAACAAAAACTAAAAGATCGCGAAGAACGCAAAAAAGCTTTAGAAGAGCGAAAAAAGAAAATACTCGAAGAGAGAAAAAAAGCAAAAGAAGAGCGTGAGGCACAAGAAAAAGAAAATGACTCCGTTCCCGACGATAACTAAAAATAATAATTAAACACGTAACAAATTTAAAAATGAAACACTTAAAAACCCTTTTATTAGCAGCTATACTATTTGTTGGCACAACAAGTCTTGCAACAGCACAAAGTAAAATTGCACATATAAATACAACAGATCTTGTGCAGGCTATGCCAGATATGAAAGCTGCTCAAGCAGAGATTGAAAAGTTATCTAAAACTTATGATGCAGATTATAAGACAATGGTAACAGAACTTCAAAATAAAGTGACGCAATATAGAGCTGAGGCAGAAACTAAAACTGAAGAAGAAAACACTAAGCGCGCTAAAGAAGTTCAGCAAATGGAACAAAGTATTCGTGAGTACCAAGCAGGTGCACAAGAAGATCTTGGTAAAAAAGAAGCTGCTTTATTAAAGCCTATTTTCGAGAAAGCTAAAGCTGCAATTAGTAAAGTTGCCAAAGCGCAAGGTTACCAATATGTATTAGACTCTACTCAAGGTGGTGGTGTATTAGTATCAGACGGTAAAGATCTTTTAGCAGATGTAAAAAAAGAATTAGGATTCTAATCCATTAGAATTTATAAATTAAACGATAATGAAGCCACTTTTAATAAGTGGCTTTTTTTATTTTTGTAATATGAGAAGTAGTGAACCCATAGGTATATTTGATTCTGGAATTGGTGGCACATCGATTTTCAAAGAAATTCATGCGCTGTTACCTCATGAAAATACTATTTATCTGGCAGATAGCAAAAATGCACCTTATGGCAATAAAAGTAAATCTAAAATTATTGAACTAAGCATCAAAAACACAGAGTTACTTTTAGAAAAAAACTGTAAACTTATCGTTGTAGCCTGCAATACTGCTACAACAAATGCCATTTCTTATTTACGTGCCACCTATGATATTCCATTAATAGGTATAGAGCCAGCCATTAAACCCGCAGCACTTAACACAAAAACGAAAGCAATTGGCATTTTAGCCACAAAGGGAACCTTAAGCAGTGAATTGTTTCATAAAACTACAGATCTATACAGTCAAGGTATCAACGTTATTGAACAGGTTGGTGAGGGTATCGTACAACTTATTGAAGATGGTAAAACCGATAGTAATGCTATGAAATCGCTCTTAAATGAGTATCTAAAACCAATGCTAAAGGCAGATATAGATTATTTAGTTTTAGGTTGCACACACTACCCATATCTTATCCCTATGCTATTAAAAATGTTGCCTAAACATGTAAAAATTATAGATTCTGGATTAGCTGTAGCTAAGCAAACAAAAAATATCTTAGAGCAGAATAATATACTCAACACAACTAATAAAAAACCTGATCATATTTTTTATTCCAACGGAAATGTAACTGTATTGAAAAATATCGTAGATAAAAAATTCACTGTCAAAGCACTGGACTTTTAGTCATCAAATTTCCGAAGAAAATAAAACAATTAATTTATTCTTTAAACCAACTGGAATATTCCACATAATTATCTGCAATACGATTGATCTCACCAGAAATTAATGCTTCACTAATATCCTTTACTTTTTTAGCTGGAATTCCAGCATAAATACTGCCAGACTCAACAATCGTATTTTTTGTTACCACTGCTCCTGCTGCGATTATACTATTGCTTTCTATCACACAATCATCCATCACGATGCTTCCCATACCAATGAGAACATTGTCTTTAATAGTGCAACCGTGAACTATCGCATTGTGGCCAATCGAAACATTATTGCCAATGGTCGTTGGTGATTTTTGATACGTTGCATGAATTACTGCACCATCCTGGATATTGACTTTGTTTCCTATTTTTATAAAATGCACATCGCCTCTAACGACTGCATTAAACCAAATGCTGCATTGTTTTCCTACGGAAACCTCACCAACAATTGTAGCGTTTTCTGCTATAAAGCAATCGTCTGAAATTTGTGGATGCTTACCTCTTACTGGTTTTATGATTGGCATGATATTGTGTTTAGCTAATGTTTTTTGATTTATCACTTAAAATAAGACAATAAATCAGATTTTTTAGAGGCAGATACCATAATTTCTTTTCCGTTGCTTAATAATACGCTTCCTCCTTTTCCTTTGATGTATTTTGTTACTTCGTTAACATTCACCAAATAACTTTTGTGTACTCTGGCAAAACCACTTTCAGTAAGTGCGTCTTCAAAATACTTTAGAGTTTTACTTACGAGTTTCTTTTTATTGTTGTTGAGATAGATTTCGGTATAATTGTCATCTGCTTTGCAATACATGATGTC
It contains:
- a CDS encoding CBS domain-containing protein: MPLKQYIINDIKPLNVNEKVSDVKLLFNELTYSHIPVERDGVYQGCISENDAHCFESQKTIADCNYAIEGFFVRSQTNWLDVLETFAQNSCNIMPVLDKHNNYLGYYELGDIIGLFNETPFFAEPGGILIIEKGITDYSFSEISQIVESNDAKILGAFISKMEGGLIQVTLKIGNAGLNDVVQTFRRYSYNIISGHEEDTYVENLKERSEYLKKYLDI
- a CDS encoding NAD kinase, with amino-acid sequence MKVAVYSLYYPDKSSESFDELIDVLEQNSVDIYIEAKFYNQLISEEKKINKLQSFTELNESFDLLISVGGDGTILRAITYVRNLSIPIVGINTGRLGFLATIQIDEIKTAIEHILNGNYKTSERTLLSVETNPENESLKETNFALNEIAVSRKNTTSMITVDTHLNDDYLTSYWADGLIVSTPTGSTGYSLSCGGPVITPDATSFVLTPIAPHNLNARPLVIPDDTTIKLKVDGREDQHLMSLDSRIVTLSNATLITIKKANFKIKMVELLDESFIDTLRQKMLWGEDKRN
- a CDS encoding DUF6089 family protein, coding for MRYLILFLLSIIFIQKSHSQIYEFGIFAGGSNPIADVGPTDYVAPNTVTLGGILKWNRSPRHSWRFSIKYSDYIGFDENSDDPRRVARDYKFDSNLLEFSAGMEFNFWDFDLHQSGIKVVPYLYSGISTARHPNFYFDNAGEQVSENTKSWAFGIPMVLGIKSNITNHFILGFEVGARYTFSDELDGSVPDDPSRENFSFGNINSNDWYVFTGFTLTYTFGQRPCYCNF
- a CDS encoding isoprenyl transferase codes for the protein MELKDQIISEKLPHHIAIIMDGNGRWAKQQGLLRVIGHENGTKSVRDVVEASAEIGIKNLTLYAFSTENWKRPKLEVQTLMKLLVKSLKKEIKTLQDNNIRLYAIGNLNDLPKKAHQELLEVIDKTKNNTHMTLTLALSYGSREEIVNVIKELTEKVKNNIISVENIDESIINKHLYTQNLPDVDLLIRTSGEQRISNFLLWQIAYAELYFTDILWPDFKKKDLYEALINYQNRERRFGKTSEQLT
- the bamA gene encoding outer membrane protein assembly factor BamA, giving the protein MEKQVNNLPNNLLLKTYIKSLLTAFIFITSFVVTAQQTDFNQGKTYILEDVKVTGNTNFNPSTVISFSRLKVGEEIEIPGEQISNAIKKLWDSNLFSSIDVYLAKTEGNKAYLEINLVDLPELNEVTIQGVKKGKIDGLITENNLSKGTKVTENLVTTTRNYITNKYKKQGFLNTKTTVTTKEVTNDSIEKARVNMLVFIDKGEKVKIDDIVFNGNEKISDKKLRKSMKNTKQKNPLRILKRSKFIRDDYKEDLVSIIDNYKENGYRDARILGDSIVYEDDKTISLYIDVEEGEQYKFGKIKFVGNAVFTDQQLQSILKIEEGSTYNGVELRKRIADETKPDAVDITNLYQDSGYLFSSINPVETSADGNVIDMEIRISEGKPAYFNNVSVSGNDKTNDHVVYRELRTKPGTLYRKSDVIRTIRELGQLGFFDAQQLTPNMKNFNTQDGTVDIEYQVVERGSSQIELQGGYGGGGFIGTLGLSFNNFAIKDIFNKEAYKPIPSGDGQSLALRLQASRFFQTYSFSFSEPWLGGKRPVQLSTSISHTKQFLFNPITRDADKDRRFNITGLSVGIAKRLKVPDDYFTLSQAVAIQHYNLKNYNTGLFTFGDGYSNNLSYTIGLSRNNLSVDPIYPTGGSSFAITGKFSLPYSLFNNVDYEALKNERDQLDPTNADDLARIGEIDQERFNWLEFYKVKFKGDWYTRIWDKLVFKSGMEFGFLGAYNQDRGVVPFERFFLGGDGLGNFALDGREVIQLRGYPNQSLSSQDGGTIYNKFSLELRYPITLGAQAKIYGLTFVEAGASFDNFRDYNPFNLQRSAGVGLRIFMPAFGLLGIDFGYGFDPLPGQTQKNGQEIHFIIGQQF
- a CDS encoding OmpH family outer membrane protein, with protein sequence MKSKVLFLVAIISLVSFVSNAQRGVRIGYIDTEYILENIPEYQEATTQLESKVQQWKTEIEQRLTAIDTKKKQLNSESVLLTKELYEERLEDITFEEAEVLDYQQKRFGPNGDLMIQKNQLIQPIQDQIFAAVQEIAGGKKYDFIFDKSADVVMLYSAERFDLSELVIRSITRSSKRTQANSRAERRQAEEEDVVPVVNKELDERQQAIEDKKAAREAEIAKRQEAQLKRRDSLKAAAAERRQKILDERAKAKEERDSTGSRTSPTTEKGENAKKQDSSKAKESGATKTPAQIAEEKKQQKLKDREERKKALEERKKKILEERKKAKEEREAQEKENDSVPDDN
- a CDS encoding OmpH family outer membrane protein; its protein translation is MKHLKTLLLAAILFVGTTSLATAQSKIAHINTTDLVQAMPDMKAAQAEIEKLSKTYDADYKTMVTELQNKVTQYRAEAETKTEEENTKRAKEVQQMEQSIREYQAGAQEDLGKKEAALLKPIFEKAKAAISKVAKAQGYQYVLDSTQGGGVLVSDGKDLLADVKKELGF
- the murI gene encoding glutamate racemase codes for the protein MRSSEPIGIFDSGIGGTSIFKEIHALLPHENTIYLADSKNAPYGNKSKSKIIELSIKNTELLLEKNCKLIVVACNTATTNAISYLRATYDIPLIGIEPAIKPAALNTKTKAIGILATKGTLSSELFHKTTDLYSQGINVIEQVGEGIVQLIEDGKTDSNAMKSLLNEYLKPMLKADIDYLVLGCTHYPYLIPMLLKMLPKHVKIIDSGLAVAKQTKNILEQNNILNTTNKKPDHIFYSNGNVTVLKNIVDKKFTVKALDF
- a CDS encoding gamma carbonic anhydrase family protein, yielding MPIIKPVRGKHPQISDDCFIAENATIVGEVSVGKQCSIWFNAVVRGDVHFIKIGNKVNIQDGAVIHATYQKSPTTIGNNVSIGHNAIVHGCTIKDNVLIGMGSIVMDDCVIESNSIIAAGAVVTKNTIVESGSIYAGIPAKKVKDISEALISGEINRIADNYVEYSSWFKE